The Nitrospinaceae bacterium genomic sequence TTCGGTGCTCTATCATGCCGGGGCGGCTCTTCGAGTAGTTGCCGCCATGATTTCACCCGTTATGCCCGAGACGGCGGACAGCATCGCGCTCCAGCTTGGCTTGGGCGATGATTGGCTCGCAGCGACGTTCGGGACGCTGGTGGATCTGTACGCTTTGCCTGAGGCCCTTGAAACGAAACTGGGCAAGCCCCTGTTTCCCAGAATTGAAGAGGACGCGCGGGCCGCGCTTGAGGAAAAAGTGGCGGCGCGGATATCGGAGGGCGAGAGCGACGGAGAGGCCGCTCCCAAGGAAAAATCTTCCGGGAAGAAAAAGGAAAAAGGAGGCGACACCGAAAGCGCAGGTCTCATCACCATCGACGATTTTCGCCGTGTGGAGTTGCGGGTCGCCAAGGTTGAGGCCGCCGAAAATATACCCAAGTCGAAAAACCTGTTGAAGCTAGAAGTCTCAATTGGCGAGGAGCGCCGCACGATTGTTGCCGGGGTCGCTAAGTTTTATGAGCCCGCCGAGCTCATCGGTCGCACCGTAGTTGTCGTGGCGAATCTTGAGCCAGTAAAACTCATGGGTGTTGAATCCCAAGGGATGTTGCTTGCCGCCAAGGATGATAATGGCCTCAAGCTTGTTGGCATCCCGGATGGTATCTCCTCGGGAAGCCGCGTCAGTTGACCACGGCGCATGAAGGATAACGAAAGAGGCGAGAATGGATAGTCCAAAAGAACCAAGCAAACCCGAGAATGGATCTCCTGCGCCGGGTGGTAACACACGCGGCAAACGAAGGCGACGAGGCCGGGGGAGACCGAATCGGAATCGAGCAGGAGCGCCTCGTTCGGATTCGGGCCAGCAAAACCCGGATAAACAAGGCTCACCCCAGCAAGGTGCGTCCCAGGAAGGCCAACCGCGTGAAGGTCAGCCTCAGGGAGGTCAGCCTCGGGGAGGTCAGCCTCGGGGAGGTCAGCCTCGTGCGGGGAGCCCGGGAGAGGGCGCGGGAAGCGGCCGTCCCAGACGGAGGCGTCGTGGGCGCGGACCCCAATCTCAGAATCGGACTCCCTCCCCGCAGCCGCCGAGGGATGTCCCCGAAAAAAAATTAGAACTCGCCGATCCGGCTGCACTTGAAGGTATCGCCCTTGAGGGAGGAGCCCTTCTGGTTGATTCACATGCGCACATCGACAACGGCGCATACGATAGCGATCGCCGGCGTGTTCTCGACCTTGCCTTCTCAAAGGGCATCGGCGCCATCATCGCCGTCGGCTCGGATCTCGACTCTAGTCGAAAAGCGCTCGACATCACCAAATCGTTCGAGGGTGTATACGCCGCCGTTGGTGTGCATCCCCACGAGGCAAAAGCGTTCGCTAATAAATCCTCAGGACCCATCAAATCGCTTGCTGAGAATGAAAAGGTTGTCGCGATCGGCGAGATCGGGCTTGACTACCACTACAACCTATCGCCTCAAAAACTCCAGAAACATTGGTTCCGGGAGCAGATTCGCCTGGCCGTGAAAATCGGCAAGCCGGTTATTGTCCACAACAGGGAGTCCGATGAGGATTTGTATCAAATACTTGAAGAAGAAAAGGTCTGGCGTGTCGGTGGCGTGGTGCACTGTTTTAGCTCCGATGCCGAGATGGCGAAAAAATTTCTTGGCCTCGACCTTCACCTGGGTGCCGCCGGGCCAATAACTTTTGAGAAATCAGACGAGCTAAGGGCCGTTTTCGCCGACGTGCCCATCGAGCGGATTCTTGTCGAGACCGATAGTCCCTACATGACCCCGCCTCCCAACCGCGGCAAGCGCAATGAGCCCGCCTATACAATTCAGGTGGCGCAAAAGCTCGCTGAGGTGAAGGGCCTTAGCCTTGAGGAAGTGGCCAGAGCTACATCGATGAACGTGCGCCGCCTGTTCAAAATTGGCCCCGAGCCCGTGGCGGGCACTATTGCCTACGCGCTGGGCGGCAAGCTTTATCTCAACATCACCAATCGCTGCAACAACGCGTGTTTCTTCTGCGGGCTACTAAGCGACAAGGTGTTTATGGGCCACGACCTCACACTTGAGAGCGAGCCGGACGCGGCGGCTATTATCGCAGCGGCGGGCGATCCTTCCGGGTACGATGAAGTCGTATTTAGCGGCTACGGCGAGCCAACGTTGCGGCTCGATGAACTAAAGGAGGTTGCCTGGGCGCTTAAGGAAAAAGGTGCGCGCCGCATCCGCCTTGTGACGAACGGGCTGGGAAGCCGCGTGAATAGCAGGAGTATTATTGCGGAGCTCTCTGGCCTTGTTGATGCCGTGTCGATCAGTCTTCAGGCCGAGAGCCCAGAGGCCTACGAGAAAGTTTGCAAGACAAAGGATATTGAGAACCCCTATCCCTCCATTAAGGAATTCATCTCCGAGGCGAAAACCCAGTTCAGCGACGTTGAGGTTACCGCCGTGGACATGCCGGGGCTCATCGACATCGAGGCCTGCGAGCAGGTCGCCCGCGAGGAGTTGAACGTCCCCTTCCGCCGCCACACCTTTGCACTCGCGGATTAAGGGTACAGTGGGCTCCGCCCTTTGATGGCCGCTCGGGCCAGTTGGGAATCAATTTCTTTGGTGGCGGTGGTTATTGGTTCTGGAAGCCGCTCAAATCTGAAATCCATCTTCCATTCTTTTAGAGAATGAAAATCTGCTAATCCTTTATCAAGCATGTTCTCCAACCACCGCATGTTGTGGTCGGTGTAATAATCTTTCGGTGCCAGCACCTTAAGGTGAATGTGTTCTGCTTCTAAAATTTCCTTGCCGCTGTCCGAATATCCAAGGTTGCTTAAGTGGTTCATGGTGAAGTGATAGATCATCCCATAACCGATGATTTCGATTGCGGCGTATAGAGGTTGGTTCGAATGTATTTTCAGCTCTATGAATTCGAATTCTTTTTTGTTGCTCTTAAACACCATGTCGATCTTCGTATGCTTGTTGGCATCAGGTCCGAGAAGGCCGGATGATGTAGGGACTTGGTTAGCCCATAGCTCATCGGCGATTTTGATGAAATATCGCTCAAGACCCACTTCAGGGCTGTCATTGTCTTCTGAGATATAAGGGTTTTGCGTGAATCGCCAGTTTTCCTGGGAAGGTTGGGTTTCATGCGTATTTTTTAAGCGACCCCAGTTGCTAAGAATTTGATCGTACATCTTTTGTAAAAGGTCAATTCCGTTTAAATCTATTGGTGGGTTTTTCGATAATTTTTTGCACGAAGAAATGTGGCCGTAATGAGGTGGTTTGCCGATTTCTTCAAGTTCGAAAAATTGGTCTACGATTTCACTTACACCGTCCAGAATGCTTGGCATTTGTAACTCCCATTACTGGGAAAAAGGAGAGGGGAGCGACGACGGAAGCTCCCCCCAAATTCAACTAGTGCGCTTCTTAGTTTGTGCCTGTTGGCATAAGAGGCGTGTAGTTGAAGATGAACTCATCATTAACCTGAATTGAAACGCGGTTGCCTTCTTCTGTGCGGGCTGTGCCGCCGACCGCAACCTTGATGATGCTTCCCAGGGCGCGGTTGATCCGGGCCTTGGTGTGATTCCCACGTACTTTCCCATCCGCTCCGATGGTCTTTTCGTAGAGGGTGCGAAGCTCAGGATCTTTTTGAAGCCTCTGAAAAACTCTCAATGTTACGTTGGGCTCAAAAGATTCAGCACAGATTTTCTGAGCCAGTTCTCTTGCTGTTTTCTTGAGTTTTGTTTCCGCTCTCACTTGTTGGTTGTCCTCCTTTCCCAGATTTCCTTCTTTCAGGGCAAATTCAGAGAGGACATCCGCCATCAAGTCCGCGGGCTCCATTTTCTGGGCCCGGGCCATGTCCCCAAAGGCTTTATCCACTGCGTCCGGAAGCCTGATAGTTTTTTGTGCCGTTTTCATCAACATCCCTCCTTGTTTAATATTAAGACTCTACATATATTAGGCGTGGGATTGTTTTTGTCAATAGTTATCTTGGATGAAAATTTTGTAATTCCAGTTAAGCTATTGAAAATAAAAAGAATGAAAATTTTCGAAGGTGTGTGGTTTTGAAGTCTAGATTTCTCGGAGGTGGGTTAAAAGGCCGGTAATTTTCTAAATCTGAATGTTGATAATGTTGCCGCGGTGGAGTTTGGACTGCTGGTGGGTGGCTTCGTCCTCGTTGAGGGCGCTCTGGACCTGCGTGGACTCGATGGGCTCGAGGTCGATGACCCGCGTGGCGGGGTTGTCCGAGCCTGAAAAGCGGTTTTTGTGGAATTCGAAGCGATCCCGGATGCGCGAGCGGCGCTGCCTGGAATAATCCTCGCGCTCTGCGCCCTCGGTGAAGCCGAAGTCTCCGGCCTGGCCGTCGATGACCATTTTATTTTACTCCCGTTCTAGCGGCTGCCAGCCGCGCCATTCATGAGGCTGTTTTGCGGCGCTTTTCCGGAATCCTTGGTGATGTTTGCCCTGAATTCGGTGAGGCGCACGAAGTGGTCGCCGCATTCGGTGAAATCGCCTACGTTTCGCGTGACGCCGAGCCCTTTGAGCTGATAGATCCGCTCCGGGGTGGTGAATGGGGACAGTGAAATTTTTTGGCTTCCGGTGATGGTGAAGACTTCAAGCGGGCCGCCCTCCCGAAACCGAGAGGCGGGCAGTTTTACCTCGCTGTAGATGTCTAGCCCGCGTCGCTTCAGGGCCGGATGCTCGTCCACCGAAACCAGCAGATATAAATCCCCCGCAGTTCCGCCCTCGAGGCCGTCGTTGCCCGAGCCCCTGAAGCGGAGTATTTCGCCGTCCTCAATGCCCCGAGGAACATCTACCTTGATTTGGGCATCGGCATCGCTGAGTCCCATGTTCGAGCATTTTGGGCAGACACGTCGTCTCCCGCCTCGGCACGAGGGGCAGGCGGCGCGCCTGATGTAGTTCATTGAGACCTCCCCTCCCAGGACCGCTTGTAGGAAAGCCAGCCGCAAGCGGAAATGTAGATCGCGGCCCTGGGTGGGGGAAGTCTTCTCTGGCCCCGGGGGAGGGGCTAAAGGCAGATCTTCGGTAATCGTCTGATAAGCTTTTACGAGTTCTTGGAACTGGCGTTTTTTCTCCTCGTTGCCGCCGTGAAGATCGGGGTGGCACTCGAAGGCGAGCTTTCTAAACGCGTATTTAACGTAGACGCGTTCAGTGCTCATTTTGAGTCCGAGGGTGTTCAGGGCCTCTCTGTATTCCGCCCGCTGTCTCTTATCCGTGGTAGCCGACATCTCTAAACCCCCTTTAAAAGCCAAGTCCAGGAAATAGGCCCGGTGGGTGTTCTTGTAGCTGGCACCGGGCGTTGTGTCTTTCAGGGTCCTTTTTCTCGTTGTTTCATTTGTTAATTTTTTGGGTTAATTACCGC encodes the following:
- a CDS encoding YchF/TatD family DNA exonuclease is translated as MDSPKEPSKPENGSPAPGGNTRGKRRRRGRGRPNRNRAGAPRSDSGQQNPDKQGSPQQGASQEGQPREGQPQGGQPRGGQPRGGQPRAGSPGEGAGSGRPRRRRRGRGPQSQNRTPSPQPPRDVPEKKLELADPAALEGIALEGGALLVDSHAHIDNGAYDSDRRRVLDLAFSKGIGAIIAVGSDLDSSRKALDITKSFEGVYAAVGVHPHEAKAFANKSSGPIKSLAENEKVVAIGEIGLDYHYNLSPQKLQKHWFREQIRLAVKIGKPVIVHNRESDEDLYQILEEEKVWRVGGVVHCFSSDAEMAKKFLGLDLHLGAAGPITFEKSDELRAVFADVPIERILVETDSPYMTPPPNRGKRNEPAYTIQVAQKLAEVKGLSLEEVARATSMNVRRLFKIGPEPVAGTIAYALGGKLYLNITNRCNNACFFCGLLSDKVFMGHDLTLESEPDAAAIIAAAGDPSGYDEVVFSGYGEPTLRLDELKEVAWALKEKGARRIRLVTNGLGSRVNSRSIIAELSGLVDAVSISLQAESPEAYEKVCKTKDIENPYPSIKEFISEAKTQFSDVEVTAVDMPGLIDIEACEQVAREELNVPFRRHTFALAD
- a CDS encoding J domain-containing protein, whose amino-acid sequence is MSATTDKRQRAEYREALNTLGLKMSTERVYVKYAFRKLAFECHPDLHGGNEEKKRQFQELVKAYQTITEDLPLAPPPGPEKTSPTQGRDLHFRLRLAFLQAVLGGEVSMNYIRRAACPSCRGGRRRVCPKCSNMGLSDADAQIKVDVPRGIEDGEILRFRGSGNDGLEGGTAGDLYLLVSVDEHPALKRRGLDIYSEVKLPASRFREGGPLEVFTITGSQKISLSPFTTPERIYQLKGLGVTRNVGDFTECGDHFVRLTEFRANITKDSGKAPQNSLMNGAAGSR